The Dyella caseinilytica genome has a window encoding:
- a CDS encoding sensor histidine kinase codes for MASATARNLSIHWRATTSRLLLAYGVFFVIWGTMLLGYIYWETLHYLETRTDMQLKQQVTYLRGLDQEHMLVALNDYVILERTNYNAWGLFDANKKWQYGDVLQFPAGLKIDSDSVRMPTEQVISGPFAPATSKLSVIAAHLPGGQILVLAHTTRIAARVGNIISHAVWWGVSFTLVPGLIGGLILNRGPRRRIRQIESATHPIMRGDLRQRLPVSNRGDELDRLAAIVNDMLDQIERLMGEVKGVCDNIAHDLRTPLTRLRSQLYRVQQELNEQDPHASLIERCASDVDEVLARFRALLRISELEDRRRREGFVDVDLGETLERVYELYAPLAEDQQLQFELESEPGLIVQADPDLLFEAVGNLVGNAIKFTPVGGRVGLMVQRIAPDLAHIEVADSGPGIPEEQRHAVWQRFYRGEGNRDASGHGLGLSIVAAIAKLHDFELSIDGHGPGTRMGMNCPLQPHRETPETA; via the coding sequence TTGGCTAGTGCAACCGCCAGGAACCTGTCGATCCACTGGCGGGCAACCACGTCGCGGCTGCTGCTCGCCTATGGTGTGTTCTTCGTCATCTGGGGCACGATGCTGCTGGGTTACATTTATTGGGAAACCCTGCATTACCTCGAAACGCGCACGGACATGCAGCTCAAGCAGCAGGTCACTTATCTGCGCGGCCTCGATCAGGAGCACATGCTGGTGGCGTTGAATGATTACGTCATTCTGGAACGCACTAATTACAACGCGTGGGGCTTGTTCGACGCGAACAAGAAATGGCAATACGGCGACGTGCTGCAATTCCCTGCCGGCTTGAAGATCGATTCGGATTCGGTGCGCATGCCAACCGAGCAGGTGATCAGCGGACCGTTTGCGCCGGCGACGTCGAAACTTTCTGTGATTGCCGCGCATCTTCCCGGTGGGCAGATCCTAGTGCTCGCGCACACCACGCGCATCGCGGCGCGCGTTGGCAACATCATTTCGCACGCGGTGTGGTGGGGCGTTTCGTTCACCCTCGTGCCGGGCCTCATCGGCGGCCTGATTCTCAATCGAGGACCGCGGCGGCGCATCCGGCAGATCGAATCGGCTACGCACCCGATCATGCGCGGCGATCTGCGACAGCGCTTGCCGGTAAGCAATCGTGGCGATGAACTGGATCGGCTTGCCGCCATCGTCAACGATATGCTCGACCAGATCGAGCGGCTGATGGGCGAGGTAAAAGGTGTTTGCGACAATATCGCGCACGATTTGCGCACACCACTGACGCGTCTGCGTTCACAACTGTACCGCGTGCAGCAGGAACTGAACGAGCAGGATCCGCATGCCTCGCTTATTGAGCGCTGCGCGTCCGATGTCGACGAGGTACTCGCCAGGTTTCGCGCATTGCTGCGCATCTCCGAACTGGAAGACCGCCGCCGCCGCGAAGGCTTTGTCGACGTCGATCTCGGTGAAACGCTGGAGCGGGTGTACGAACTCTATGCCCCACTGGCCGAGGATCAGCAACTGCAATTTGAGCTTGAGTCCGAGCCTGGCTTGATCGTGCAGGCCGATCCGGATTTGCTGTTCGAGGCCGTCGGTAACTTGGTCGGTAATGCGATCAAGTTCACCCCGGTGGGCGGACGGGTCGGCCTGATGGTGCAGCGTATCGCTCCTGATCTGGCGCATATCGAGGTGGCGGACAGCGGCCCGGGCATTCCGGAAGAACAACGCCACGCGGTATGGCAGCGTTTTTACCGCGGCGAAGGCAATCGTGACGCATCCGGGCATGGCTTGGGGCTGAGTATCGTGGCAGCTATCGCCAAGCTGCATGACTTTGAACTGAGCATCGACGGACACGGTCCCGGCACCCGTATGGGCATGAATTGTCCGTTACAGCCCCATCGGGAAACGCCCGAAACCGCTTAG
- a CDS encoding response regulator transcription factor — MPHILVIEDDEITAREIVLELASHGITADRVHDGQQGFLRAQEPHFDAITLDLMLPSMDGLTLVKQLRERGITTPVLMISAMGDVDERVRGLRAGGDDYLTKPFAPDEMAARIEVLLRRHRQDHPAQTRLRVADLELDMISRTARRGSRELTLLPTEYRLLEFLMRYPGQVLTRAMIFESVWGLRFDPGTNLIDVHIARLRRKVDNDGEPSLIRTMRGSGYRLG; from the coding sequence ATGCCCCACATCCTGGTCATCGAAGACGACGAAATCACGGCACGCGAAATCGTGCTGGAGTTGGCCTCGCACGGCATTACCGCCGATCGCGTGCACGATGGCCAGCAAGGTTTCCTGCGCGCGCAGGAGCCGCATTTCGATGCGATCACCCTGGACTTGATGCTGCCCAGCATGGATGGCCTGACCTTGGTGAAACAACTGCGCGAACGCGGCATTACCACGCCGGTGCTGATGATCAGCGCCATGGGCGATGTGGACGAACGCGTGCGCGGCCTGCGCGCAGGTGGCGACGATTACCTCACCAAGCCGTTTGCGCCGGATGAAATGGCGGCGCGCATCGAGGTGCTGCTGCGCCGACACCGGCAAGATCACCCGGCGCAAACCCGGCTACGCGTGGCCGATCTGGAATTGGACATGATCAGCCGCACCGCACGCCGCGGCAGCCGCGAGTTGACCTTGCTGCCCACGGAATACCGCTTGCTGGAATTCCTGATGCGCTATCCGGGACAAGTGCTGACGCGTGCGATGATTTTCGAAAGTGTGTGGGGGCTGCGCTTCGATCCTGGCACCAATCTGATCGATGTACATATCGCGCGCCTGCGCCGCAAGGTGGACAACGATGGCGAGCCGTCGCTAATCCGTACCATGCGCGGCTCGGGGTATCGCCTTGGCTAG
- the rpoH gene encoding RNA polymerase sigma factor RpoH, producing the protein MSQALAAATLPVPSVVGSLDAYISAVHRIPVLSQEEEQDLSRRYQSEEDLASARKLVMSHLRFVVHVARGYSGYGLQLSDLIQEGNIGLMKAVKRFDPDQGVRLVSFAVHWIRAEMHEFILRNWRIVKVATTKAQRKLFFNLRKSKKRLGWMNAEEVRMVAKDLGVPEATVREMESRLSGRDIGFEAPADAEDDAKPAPEAFLVDEGADPYQNVADADQTDNQLETLSNALRKLDQRSRDIIQRRWLNEEKATLQDLADEYGVSAERIRQVEANAMKKMRGLFAA; encoded by the coding sequence ATGTCCCAAGCCTTGGCAGCGGCCACTTTGCCGGTTCCCAGCGTCGTTGGCAGTCTGGATGCCTACATCTCGGCGGTTCACCGCATCCCGGTGCTCAGCCAGGAAGAAGAGCAGGACCTGTCGCGCCGCTATCAGTCGGAGGAGGATCTTGCCTCCGCCCGCAAGCTGGTGATGTCGCACCTGCGCTTTGTTGTTCACGTGGCCCGTGGCTATAGCGGCTACGGTCTGCAGCTGTCCGATCTTATTCAGGAAGGCAACATCGGCCTGATGAAGGCGGTCAAGCGTTTTGACCCCGATCAGGGCGTGCGCCTGGTCAGTTTTGCCGTGCACTGGATCCGTGCAGAAATGCACGAGTTCATCCTGCGCAACTGGCGCATCGTGAAGGTGGCCACCACCAAGGCGCAGCGCAAGTTGTTCTTCAACCTGCGCAAGAGCAAAAAGCGCTTGGGCTGGATGAATGCCGAGGAAGTGCGCATGGTCGCCAAGGACCTTGGCGTGCCGGAGGCCACGGTGCGCGAGATGGAATCGCGTCTGTCCGGCCGTGACATCGGTTTCGAAGCCCCGGCGGATGCCGAGGACGATGCCAAGCCGGCACCGGAAGCGTTCCTGGTCGACGAAGGCGCTGATCCGTATCAGAACGTGGCCGACGCCGACCAGACTGACAACCAGCTGGAAACCCTGTCGAATGCGCTGCGCAAGCTGGACCAGCGTTCGCGCGACATCATCCAGCGCCGCTGGCTCAATGAGGAAAAGGCCACGCTGCAGGATCTGGCGGATGAGTATGGCGTTTCCGCTGAGCGTATTCGCCAGGTTGAAGCGAATGCGATGAAGAAGATGCGCGGGTTGTTTGCGGCCTGA
- the ung gene encoding uracil-DNA glycosylase: MSDEERIKFEPSWKERIGDYLQRPDMRALSEFLRAEKRNGKVIYPPGPEIFNAFSHTSFDAVRVVILGQDPYHGPGQAHGLCFSVRPGVPAPPSLVNIFKEIQRDLNIAPPDHGCLTPWADRGVLLLNAVLTVERSLAASHQGKGWEGFTDAAIDALNREREGIVFMLWGSYAQRKGQLIDTRRHAVLKSVHPSPLSAHRGFIGCGHFSAANRYLENIGQPPIDWSLPPRAQLEAT, translated from the coding sequence ATGAGTGATGAAGAACGCATCAAGTTCGAGCCCTCGTGGAAGGAGCGCATTGGCGATTATCTGCAGCGGCCGGACATGCGGGCGCTGTCCGAGTTTCTGCGTGCGGAGAAGCGCAACGGCAAGGTGATCTATCCGCCTGGCCCGGAAATCTTCAATGCCTTCTCGCACACGTCGTTCGATGCGGTGCGTGTGGTGATCCTGGGACAGGATCCGTATCACGGGCCGGGGCAGGCACATGGTTTGTGTTTTTCCGTGCGGCCGGGCGTGCCGGCACCCCCGTCGCTGGTCAACATCTTCAAGGAAATCCAGCGTGACCTGAATATCGCGCCGCCCGATCACGGCTGCCTCACGCCGTGGGCCGATCGCGGCGTGCTACTGCTCAATGCGGTGCTTACCGTGGAGCGCAGTCTGGCTGCTTCGCATCAAGGCAAGGGCTGGGAAGGTTTTACCGATGCAGCTATCGACGCGCTTAACCGCGAGCGCGAAGGCATCGTTTTCATGTTGTGGGGCTCCTATGCGCAACGCAAAGGCCAGCTGATCGATACGCGCCGCCACGCTGTACTGAAATCAGTGCATCCCTCGCCGCTGTCCGCGCATCGCGGTTTTATCGGTTGCGGGCATTTCTCTGCCGCCAACCGTTACCTGGAAAACATTGGGCAGCCACCCATCGACTGGTCACTACCGCCTCGCGCCCAACTCGAAGCCACCTGA
- a CDS encoding response regulator: MTASISSRDLSAAPRVLVVDGSKVVRQLITRVLKTELPQAEVVGCGSGAEAQQLLGDGVFDFITVALRLPDMDGLELARYVRESAPQVYVPIVVVSGDVDDRLHRRALGEHVTDYFDKSLGFQALAEFIRGYVRPESSAEGVVLYVEDSRVVALATRRMLEKIGLTVRHVVSVEDALAMLETERAQGLVGVDVVLTDVSLKGELTGGDLLKFIRTDFGYGKGKLPVLVMTGDENPDNQAMLIRAGANDLVEKPVEERLLITKLLFQLRVAQHLRAREETG, from the coding sequence ATGACTGCAAGTATCAGCAGCCGCGACCTCAGCGCTGCACCGCGTGTGCTGGTGGTGGACGGCTCCAAAGTCGTGCGCCAGCTGATCACGCGCGTACTGAAAACCGAGCTGCCGCAGGCTGAGGTCGTAGGTTGTGGCAGCGGCGCGGAAGCGCAGCAGCTGCTCGGCGACGGCGTGTTCGATTTCATTACCGTCGCGTTGCGGCTGCCCGACATGGATGGGCTGGAGCTGGCGCGCTATGTGCGCGAATCCGCGCCGCAGGTGTATGTGCCGATCGTGGTGGTGTCAGGCGACGTCGATGATCGCCTGCATCGCCGCGCGCTGGGCGAACACGTCACGGATTATTTCGACAAATCACTCGGCTTCCAGGCGCTGGCCGAATTCATCCGCGGCTATGTGCGGCCGGAAAGCAGCGCCGAAGGCGTAGTGCTGTACGTGGAGGACAGCCGCGTCGTCGCGCTGGCCACACGCCGCATGCTGGAGAAGATTGGTCTTACCGTACGCCATGTGGTCAGCGTGGAAGATGCGCTGGCCATGCTGGAAACCGAGCGTGCGCAGGGTTTGGTCGGCGTCGATGTCGTGCTGACCGACGTCAGCCTCAAGGGCGAGCTGACCGGCGGCGACCTGCTCAAGTTTATCCGCACCGATTTCGGCTATGGCAAGGGCAAATTGCCGGTGCTGGTGATGACCGGTGATGAAAATCCCGACAATCAGGCCATGCTGATCCGTGCCGGCGCCAATGACCTGGTGGAAAAGCCGGTCGAAGAACGTTTGCTGATCACCAAGCTTCTGTTTCAATTGCGTGTGGCGCAACATCTGCGCGCACGCGAAGAAACAGGCTAG
- the ftsX gene encoding permease-like cell division protein FtsX encodes MSTPNEVQAPQTQAPVRTERSHRRPVASWREHHGWSASASLRRLSSKPVGTLLTVAVMGLALALPLAFYLLLSNAQSLGDALGRNQVINVFLKTDQVASNAQLLAKQVEQHDGVASVTVKTPQQGMDELSKMQGFSDSLHALDDNPLPYVLEVQPQDGISADAANHLVDDLRGMQGVDIVQDSGTWRERLDALLNVGNRAVLILAALFALAVLLVVGNTVRVDITSRAEEIGVLKLIGASRAFVRRPYLYAGIWYGLFSGILAVGLAVAIEFALAEPVARLSQAYGGKLRVGGLPPWLLLAVPVAAAVLGWLGARLVSAWQLRRAA; translated from the coding sequence ATGAGCACGCCCAATGAGGTTCAGGCCCCGCAGACGCAGGCACCCGTGCGCACCGAACGCAGTCATCGCCGTCCGGTAGCAAGCTGGCGTGAGCATCACGGTTGGAGCGCGAGTGCCAGCTTGCGCCGCCTGTCGTCCAAGCCGGTGGGCACCTTGCTGACCGTTGCGGTGATGGGGCTGGCGTTGGCGTTGCCACTGGCCTTCTATCTGCTGCTCTCCAACGCACAGTCATTGGGCGATGCGCTGGGCCGCAACCAGGTCATCAACGTATTCCTGAAAACGGATCAGGTCGCCAGTAACGCACAACTGCTCGCCAAGCAGGTCGAGCAGCATGACGGCGTCGCCAGCGTCACGGTGAAGACGCCGCAGCAGGGCATGGACGAACTGAGCAAGATGCAGGGCTTCTCCGATTCGCTGCATGCGCTGGACGACAACCCACTACCGTACGTGCTCGAAGTGCAGCCGCAGGACGGCATTTCTGCCGATGCCGCCAATCATCTGGTCGATGATCTGCGCGGCATGCAGGGCGTAGACATCGTGCAAGACAGCGGCACCTGGCGTGAACGCCTGGACGCCCTGCTGAATGTGGGAAATCGCGCTGTGCTGATCCTGGCAGCCTTGTTTGCGCTGGCGGTGTTGCTGGTGGTCGGCAACACGGTACGCGTGGACATCACCAGCCGCGCCGAGGAAATCGGCGTACTGAAACTGATCGGCGCCAGTCGCGCATTCGTGCGCCGCCCGTATCTCTACGCCGGCATCTGGTACGGCCTGTTCAGCGGCATTCTGGCAGTGGGTCTGGCGGTCGCCATTGAGTTTGCGTTGGCCGAACCCGTGGCCCGGCTCAGTCAAGCCTACGGTGGAAAGCTGCGCGTGGGCGGCTTGCCGCCGTGGCTGCTGTTGGCTGTACCGGTGGCCGCCGCCGTCCTCGGCTGGCTCGGCGCCCGCTTGGTCAGCGCCTGGCAGTTGCGGCGCGCTGCATGA
- the ftsE gene encoding cell division ATP-binding protein FtsE — MIRFDQVSKRYEGGHEALSQLTFEVAKGEMAFVTGHSGAGKSTLLKLLALIERPSHGHISLDGQSLAKVGQGGIPKLRRSLGMVFQDHRLLMDRTVFANVELPLVIGGIAPQERGRRVRAALEKVSLLDYERQLPASLSTGEQQRVGIARAIVAKPTVLIADEPTGNLDPQLAVEIMGLFAEFQQVGTTVLIASHDLPLIKRMKKRVIVLDHGRLVADVAAEEVL; from the coding sequence GTGATCCGCTTCGACCAGGTCAGCAAGCGCTATGAAGGGGGGCATGAAGCCCTCTCTCAGCTCACATTCGAAGTCGCCAAGGGCGAGATGGCATTCGTCACCGGTCATTCCGGTGCAGGCAAGAGCACCTTGCTCAAGTTGCTGGCGCTCATCGAACGCCCTTCGCATGGCCACATCAGCCTCGATGGGCAAAGTCTGGCCAAGGTCGGGCAGGGCGGCATTCCCAAATTGCGCCGCAGTCTCGGCATGGTGTTCCAGGATCATCGCTTGCTGATGGATCGCACCGTGTTCGCCAATGTCGAACTGCCGTTGGTGATCGGCGGCATCGCGCCGCAGGAGCGCGGCCGACGTGTACGTGCAGCGTTGGAGAAAGTCAGTCTGCTCGATTATGAGCGCCAGCTTCCTGCCTCGCTCTCCACCGGTGAGCAGCAGCGCGTGGGCATCGCGCGCGCCATCGTGGCAAAGCCGACCGTGCTGATTGCCGACGAACCGACTGGCAATCTCGACCCCCAGCTTGCCGTCGAAATCATGGGACTGTTTGCGGAATTCCAGCAGGTCGGCACCACCGTGCTGATCGCCAGCCATGATCTGCCGTTGATCAAGCGCATGAAGAAACGCGTCATCGTGCTTGATCACGGTCGCCTGGTCGCGGATGTGGCGGCGGAGGAAGTGCTATGA
- a CDS encoding DEAD/DEAH box helicase: MSQTVLTETFFTQFDLHPLLQQGLDEAGFARCTPIQALTLPIALTGRDVAGQAQTGTGKTCAFLVAMMNRLLTQPAVAERKDSDPRALVIAPTRELAIQIEKDAKSIGRYTGLRTALIYGGVDYDKQRQLLKDGCDIIIATPGRLLDYHKQNVFGFNGVEVMVVDEADRMFDLGFIKDVRFIFRRLPTREQRQVLLFSATLSHRVLELAYEHMHNAEKLVVETDNVTADRVRQLVYFPAKEEKMPLLLNLLEQTKAERSIIFVNTKAAAERITDRVKRQGYRVGALSGDVPQLKRQKLLQRFQDGQLDILVCTDVAARGLHIPAVSHVFNYDLPQDAEDYVHRIGRTARLGAEGDAISFACDLYAMSLPDIEEYIGQKIPTAAIAPELLVMPEPKQIDAQFVADAASDSAAFGDKVVSRDKPSGGPRHRSGRTGERSGAPERRREDRPRKPRVEEAAAAHTDVVSAPVPSDKPQGETSGEGKRRRRRGGRGRRRAGAAPGAEVAANQVTASGGNNSRPSRQVVAQSPSGEQPAPRKQGFFRRLVNLFKGR, encoded by the coding sequence ATGTCCCAGACTGTACTCACTGAAACCTTTTTCACCCAATTCGATTTGCACCCGCTGCTGCAGCAAGGCCTCGACGAGGCCGGCTTCGCACGTTGCACGCCGATCCAGGCGCTGACCCTGCCGATAGCGCTCACCGGCCGCGACGTGGCCGGCCAGGCCCAGACCGGCACCGGCAAGACCTGCGCCTTCCTGGTTGCGATGATGAATCGCCTGCTGACCCAGCCGGCAGTGGCCGAGCGCAAGGATTCCGATCCGCGTGCACTGGTGATCGCACCGACCCGCGAACTGGCGATCCAGATCGAAAAGGACGCCAAGAGCATCGGCCGCTACACCGGCCTGCGCACTGCGCTGATCTACGGCGGCGTCGACTACGACAAGCAGCGGCAACTGCTGAAGGACGGCTGCGACATCATCATCGCCACGCCCGGCCGCCTGCTCGACTACCACAAGCAGAACGTGTTCGGCTTCAACGGCGTCGAAGTGATGGTGGTCGACGAAGCTGACCGCATGTTCGACCTTGGCTTCATCAAGGACGTGCGCTTCATCTTCCGCCGCCTGCCGACGCGCGAGCAGCGCCAGGTGCTGCTGTTCTCGGCCACACTGTCGCACCGCGTGCTGGAGTTGGCCTACGAGCACATGCACAACGCCGAGAAGCTGGTGGTGGAGACCGATAACGTCACCGCCGATCGGGTGCGCCAGCTGGTCTACTTCCCCGCCAAGGAAGAGAAGATGCCGCTGCTGCTCAACTTGCTCGAGCAGACCAAGGCCGAGCGCAGCATCATCTTCGTCAACACCAAGGCGGCTGCCGAGCGCATCACTGATCGCGTCAAGCGTCAGGGCTATCGCGTTGGCGCACTGTCCGGCGATGTGCCGCAGTTGAAGCGCCAGAAGTTGCTGCAGCGCTTCCAGGATGGGCAGCTCGACATCCTCGTTTGCACTGACGTGGCCGCACGCGGTCTGCATATTCCCGCCGTCAGCCACGTCTTCAACTACGACCTGCCGCAGGATGCCGAAGACTACGTGCACCGCATCGGCCGCACCGCGCGTCTGGGTGCTGAAGGCGATGCGATCAGCTTCGCTTGCGACTTGTACGCCATGTCGCTGCCGGATATCGAGGAATACATCGGGCAGAAGATTCCCACCGCGGCGATCGCTCCCGAATTGCTGGTGATGCCGGAGCCGAAGCAGATCGACGCTCAGTTCGTAGCGGATGCTGCTTCCGATAGCGCGGCGTTTGGCGACAAGGTTGTGTCGCGTGACAAACCCTCAGGTGGCCCGCGCCACCGCAGTGGTCGTACCGGCGAGCGCTCTGGCGCGCCGGAACGGCGTCGCGAAGATCGTCCGCGCAAGCCGCGTGTCGAGGAAGCCGCTGCCGCCCATACGGATGTCGTGTCCGCGCCGGTACCTTCCGACAAGCCGCAAGGCGAAACCAGTGGCGAGGGCAAGCGTCGCCGTCGCCGTGGTGGCCGCGGCCGTCGTCGTGCGGGTGCCGCGCCGGGTGCAGAGGTCGCCGCCAATCAGGTGACTGCTTCGGGTGGCAACAACAGTCGTCCCTCACGTCAGGTGGTGGCGCAATCGCCGTCCGGCGAGCAACCGGCGCCGAGGAAGCAGGGTTTCTTCCGTCGCCTGGTGAATCTGTTCAAAGGCCGCTGA
- the trxA gene encoding thioredoxin TrxA produces the protein MSELISHVSDDAFDQEVLKSETPVLLDFWAEWCGPCKAIAPALEDLAKQYEGKLRVVKLNIDHNQKTPRTYGVRGIPTLMVFKNGKVEATQIGAVSKGQLAQMIDKAI, from the coding sequence GTGAGCGAACTTATCAGTCATGTGAGCGACGACGCCTTCGACCAGGAAGTGCTGAAGTCTGAAACCCCCGTCCTGCTGGACTTCTGGGCCGAATGGTGTGGCCCGTGCAAGGCCATCGCCCCCGCCCTGGAAGATCTCGCCAAGCAGTACGAAGGCAAGCTGCGGGTGGTCAAGCTGAACATCGACCATAACCAGAAAACCCCCCGCACCTACGGCGTGCGCGGCATTCCGACCCTGATGGTGTTCAAGAACGGCAAAGTCGAGGCCACCCAGATCGGCGCGGTCAGCAAGGGCCAGCTGGCTCAGATGATCGACAAGGCCATCTAA
- the rho gene encoding transcription termination factor Rho yields the protein MSDIESKDSSDAISAEPKTVTDTPTRTRSPRRSAAAAADANAQGNKAAEAPAPAVERPAPAAESPAPSSPAQEQLRYGGNGQASEGQQQEAPRENNQGGQNNGGQNGPYQGNNDRRNDRNDRNRRRRHERNQRPPGQGGGAPRNPHGLPVDDENADIGSNDRVINLTELKRKNPVQLLEFAESLGIQEGVARQRRQDVIFNILKAHARSGGGIWAEGVLEILQDGFGFLRSADESYLAGPDDIYVSPSQIRRFNLRTGDYITGRVRHPKEGERYFALLKVDDINGDPPEASKNKMLFENLTPLFPRKAFKLERGNGSSEDITGRILDLVAPIGRGQRGLIVSQPKSGKTMMLQNIAQAITYNHPDAHLIMLLIDERPEEVTEIARTVRAEVISSTFDEPAVRHVQVAEMVIERAKRLVEHKKDVVILLDSITRLARAYNTVVPSSGKVLTGGVDANALQRPKRFFGAARNVEEGGSLTIIATALIETGSKMDEVIYEEFKGTGNMEVHLSRRISEKRVYPAIDINRSGTRREDLLIEPDLLAKIWILRKLLHPMDELAAMEFMLDKMKNTKSNDEFFNSMKR from the coding sequence GTGTCCGATATCGAAAGCAAAGATTCTTCCGACGCCATTAGCGCCGAACCCAAAACTGTGACTGATACCCCTACTCGAACCCGTTCACCACGACGATCCGCTGCCGCAGCGGCCGATGCCAACGCGCAAGGCAACAAAGCCGCGGAAGCTCCGGCGCCCGCTGTCGAGCGCCCGGCCCCTGCCGCCGAATCGCCCGCCCCTTCCTCCCCGGCGCAAGAACAGCTGCGCTACGGCGGCAACGGCCAGGCAAGCGAAGGCCAGCAGCAGGAAGCGCCTCGCGAGAACAACCAGGGCGGCCAGAACAACGGCGGTCAGAACGGCCCCTACCAGGGCAACAACGACCGCCGCAACGACCGTAACGATCGCAACCGTCGCCGTCGCCATGAGCGCAACCAGCGCCCGCCAGGCCAGGGTGGCGGCGCGCCGCGCAACCCGCACGGCTTGCCGGTGGATGATGAGAACGCGGATATCGGCAGCAACGATCGCGTCATCAACCTCACCGAACTCAAGCGCAAGAACCCGGTTCAGCTGCTGGAGTTCGCCGAATCGCTGGGCATCCAGGAAGGCGTCGCCCGCCAACGTCGCCAGGATGTGATCTTCAACATCCTCAAAGCCCACGCTCGCTCTGGCGGCGGTATCTGGGCCGAGGGTGTGCTGGAAATCCTGCAGGATGGCTTCGGCTTCCTCCGCTCCGCCGACGAGTCGTACCTGGCCGGCCCCGACGACATCTACGTATCGCCCAGCCAGATCCGCCGCTTCAACCTGCGCACCGGCGACTACATCACCGGACGCGTGCGTCATCCGAAGGAAGGCGAGCGCTACTTCGCGCTGCTGAAGGTCGACGACATCAACGGCGATCCGCCGGAAGCATCGAAAAACAAGATGCTGTTCGAGAACCTGACGCCGCTGTTCCCACGCAAGGCGTTCAAGCTCGAGCGCGGCAACGGGTCGAGCGAAGACATCACCGGACGCATCCTGGATCTGGTCGCACCGATCGGTCGCGGTCAGCGCGGCTTGATTGTCTCGCAGCCGAAATCCGGTAAAACGATGATGCTGCAGAACATCGCGCAGGCCATCACGTACAACCATCCCGATGCGCATCTGATCATGCTGTTGATCGATGAGCGTCCGGAAGAAGTGACGGAAATCGCCCGCACCGTTCGCGCCGAAGTGATCAGCTCCACCTTCGACGAACCCGCTGTGCGTCACGTGCAGGTCGCCGAAATGGTGATCGAACGTGCGAAGCGCCTGGTCGAACACAAGAAAGACGTGGTGATCCTGCTCGACTCCATCACGCGTCTGGCGCGCGCCTACAACACCGTGGTGCCCAGCTCCGGCAAGGTGCTCACCGGTGGTGTGGATGCCAACGCACTACAACGTCCGAAGCGCTTCTTCGGCGCGGCACGTAACGTGGAAGAAGGCGGCTCGCTCACCATCATCGCCACCGCGCTGATCGAAACCGGCAGCAAGATGGACGAGGTGATCTACGAAGAGTTCAAGGGCACCGGCAACATGGAAGTGCACTTGTCTCGCCGCATCTCCGAAAAGCGCGTGTATCCAGCTATCGACATCAACCGTTCCGGCACACGTCGCGAAGATCTACTGATCGAGCCGGATCTGCTGGCCAAGATCTGGATTCTGCGCAAGCTGCTGCATCCGATGGACGAGCTGGCAGCCATGGAATTCATGCTCGACAAGATGAAGAACACCAAGTCCAACGACGAGTTCTTCAATTCGATGAAGCGCTGA
- a CDS encoding M23 family metallopeptidase, whose amino-acid sequence MPEKMMFVVGFSAVKKQLLQLKWPAVAGGMLAAWLAASAVMAAQQRAPDYLDRHASATDHAPDFLQVSEKAWLSHANVSRRAQAAIADVSDDLTAEPGSYFRVLTRIYGASTGHLAPEQVVEAEEPMPLDEVARFHQMETHMPVALARITSEFGSRPNPFGRGHAFHGGIDLAARTGSPVYAVAAGTVIRAVYDRSYGNVVVIDHHNGYKTLYAHASKLLVKAGEKVKAGQQIAKVGSTGHSTGPHLHFEIHRSGQRVDPGPYLAAL is encoded by the coding sequence GTGCCGGAAAAAATGATGTTCGTCGTGGGTTTCTCCGCCGTCAAAAAGCAGCTTTTGCAGTTGAAATGGCCCGCCGTGGCTGGCGGCATGCTTGCCGCATGGCTCGCGGCCTCCGCCGTGATGGCCGCGCAGCAGCGCGCGCCGGACTATCTGGACAGGCACGCATCTGCCACGGATCACGCACCTGATTTTCTTCAGGTCTCGGAGAAAGCGTGGCTCTCGCACGCAAACGTCTCCCGTCGCGCGCAGGCGGCCATTGCGGATGTCTCCGACGATCTGACGGCAGAGCCGGGATCGTATTTTCGTGTTTTGACGCGCATCTATGGCGCGTCCACCGGGCACCTCGCACCGGAGCAGGTTGTTGAGGCGGAAGAGCCGATGCCGCTGGATGAAGTGGCGAGGTTCCACCAGATGGAAACGCACATGCCGGTAGCGCTGGCGCGCATCACATCGGAATTCGGCAGCCGTCCCAATCCGTTCGGAAGAGGGCATGCGTTTCACGGTGGTATCGATCTTGCGGCGCGAACGGGATCACCGGTGTATGCCGTGGCTGCGGGCACGGTGATCAGGGCTGTTTATGATCGCAGTTACGGCAATGTCGTAGTGATCGATCATCACAATGGTTACAAAACCTTGTACGCACACGCCTCTAAATTGCTGGTGAAGGCGGGCGAGAAGGTGAAAGCCGGGCAACAGATTGCCAAGGTCGGATCCACCGGTCATTCCACCGGGCCACATCTGCATTTTGAGATTCATCGCAGCGGGCAGCGGGTGGATCCTGGTCCTTATCTGGCTGCGTTGTGA